The Miscanthus floridulus cultivar M001 chromosome 17, ASM1932011v1, whole genome shotgun sequence genome has a window encoding:
- the LOC136518727 gene encoding protein SOSEKI 5-like isoform X1, which yields MASSSSFQRGQRRGRWGSPERTVVWTEPKPKPKPARKVAVVYYLCHRDGHLDHPHFLEMELPRSSHPAAPGLHLRDFTARLNALRGKGMAGMYSWSSKRSYRNGYVWQDLTEDDLIHPAHGNDEYVFKGSPLLLFPQPPPAHQDACSSTFSQDKRAGRHRKNWSSFDLGDCNNKLLAAQQSAATQTDHGGSDRDADPSTELAIDEISPPPSSSSPDALESCSREVGVIAGGRMRASAVLMQIFSCGSMTAVKRGHARTRSDLVTASASNRRAEKEVDAYASATTRAECLSVSGGAGVAERDYFSGSLIESSKKRGGDDALLLKRSSSCNADSRGAAKLKPPVPAKEVRSGCLASRGSRAPKKNMTKSTAAQSIDSGECKGATPDGPGGR from the exons ATGGCGTCCTCTTCGTCATTCCAACGAGGCCAAAGACGAGGAAGGTGGGGGAGCCCCGAGCGCACCGTTGTCTGGACGGAGCCCAAGCCCAAGCCCAAGCCGGCGAGGAAGGTGGCCGTGGTGTACTACCTCTGCCACCGCGACGGCCACCTCGACCACCCGCACTTCTTGGAGATGGAGCTGCCCCGCTCCTCCCACCCTGCTGCTCCTGGCCTCCACCTCCGAGATTTCACGGCCCGTCTCAACGCGCTCCGTGGCAAGGGCATGGCCGGCATGTACTCCTGGTCCTCCAAGAGGAGCTACAGGAACGGGTACGTGTGGCAAGACCTCACCGAGGACGACCTCATCCACCCCGCCCACGGCAACGACGAGTACGTCTTTAAGGGATCCCCGCTCCTCCTCTTCCCTCAGCCACCGCCGGCGCACCAAGACGCGTGCTCCTCCACCTTCAGCCAGGACAAGAGGGCCGGCCGCCACCGCAAGAACTGGAGTTCCTTCGACCTGGGCGACTGCAATAATAAGCTGCTGGCGGCCCAACAGTCTGCGGCCACGCAGACCGACCACGGCGGGTCAGACCGGGACGCGGACCCGTCGACGGAGCTGGCCATCGACGAgatctcgccgccgccgtcctccagCAGCCCAGACGCCCTGGAGAGCTGCAGCAGGGAAGTTGGCGTGATCGCCGGCGGGCGGATGCGGGCGTCGGCGGTGCTGATGCAGATCTTCTCCTGCGGGTCCATGACGGCCGTGAAGCGGGGCCACGCGCGTACCCGCTCCGACCTGGTGACGGCAAGTGCTAGTAACAGGCGGGCCGAGAAGGAGGTGGACGCGTACGCATCAGCAACAACAAGAGCTGAATGCTTGTCGGTGTCAGGTGGAGCGGGTGTCGCGGAGCGGGACTACTTCAGCGGCAGCCTCATTGAGAGCAGCAAGAAGCGCGGCGGGGATGATGCTCTTCTTCTCAAGAGGTCATCCTCCTGCAACGCCGACAG CAGGGGCGCCGCCAAGCTGAAGCCGCCGGTGCCGGCGAAGGAGGTCCGTTCCGGGTGCCTTGCCTCCCGAGGAAGCCGCGCGccgaagaaaaatatgactaaaTCCACGGCGGCTCAGAGCATAGACAGTGGCGAATGCAAGGGTGCGACGCCGGACGGGCCAGGGGGCAGGTAG
- the LOC136518727 gene encoding protein SOSEKI 5-like isoform X2, with protein MASSSSFQRGQRRGRWGSPERTVVWTEPKPKPKPARKVAVVYYLCHRDGHLDHPHFLEMELPRSSHPAAPGLHLRDFTARLNALRGKGMAGMYSWSSKRSYRNGYVWQDLTEDDLIHPAHGNDEYVFKGSPLLLFPQPPPAHQDACSSTFSQDKRAGRHRKNWSSFDLGDCNNKLLAAQQSAATQTDHGGSDRDADPSTELAIDEISPPPSSSSPDALESCSREVGVIAGGRMRASAVLMQIFSCGSMTAVKRGHARTRSDLVTASASNRRAEKEVDAYASATTRAECLSVSGGAGVAERDYFSGSLIESSKKRGGDDALLLKRSSSCNADRGAAKLKPPVPAKEVRSGCLASRGSRAPKKNMTKSTAAQSIDSGECKGATPDGPGGR; from the exons ATGGCGTCCTCTTCGTCATTCCAACGAGGCCAAAGACGAGGAAGGTGGGGGAGCCCCGAGCGCACCGTTGTCTGGACGGAGCCCAAGCCCAAGCCCAAGCCGGCGAGGAAGGTGGCCGTGGTGTACTACCTCTGCCACCGCGACGGCCACCTCGACCACCCGCACTTCTTGGAGATGGAGCTGCCCCGCTCCTCCCACCCTGCTGCTCCTGGCCTCCACCTCCGAGATTTCACGGCCCGTCTCAACGCGCTCCGTGGCAAGGGCATGGCCGGCATGTACTCCTGGTCCTCCAAGAGGAGCTACAGGAACGGGTACGTGTGGCAAGACCTCACCGAGGACGACCTCATCCACCCCGCCCACGGCAACGACGAGTACGTCTTTAAGGGATCCCCGCTCCTCCTCTTCCCTCAGCCACCGCCGGCGCACCAAGACGCGTGCTCCTCCACCTTCAGCCAGGACAAGAGGGCCGGCCGCCACCGCAAGAACTGGAGTTCCTTCGACCTGGGCGACTGCAATAATAAGCTGCTGGCGGCCCAACAGTCTGCGGCCACGCAGACCGACCACGGCGGGTCAGACCGGGACGCGGACCCGTCGACGGAGCTGGCCATCGACGAgatctcgccgccgccgtcctccagCAGCCCAGACGCCCTGGAGAGCTGCAGCAGGGAAGTTGGCGTGATCGCCGGCGGGCGGATGCGGGCGTCGGCGGTGCTGATGCAGATCTTCTCCTGCGGGTCCATGACGGCCGTGAAGCGGGGCCACGCGCGTACCCGCTCCGACCTGGTGACGGCAAGTGCTAGTAACAGGCGGGCCGAGAAGGAGGTGGACGCGTACGCATCAGCAACAACAAGAGCTGAATGCTTGTCGGTGTCAGGTGGAGCGGGTGTCGCGGAGCGGGACTACTTCAGCGGCAGCCTCATTGAGAGCAGCAAGAAGCGCGGCGGGGATGATGCTCTTCTTCTCAAGAGGTCATCCTCCTGCAACGCCGACAG GGGCGCCGCCAAGCTGAAGCCGCCGGTGCCGGCGAAGGAGGTCCGTTCCGGGTGCCTTGCCTCCCGAGGAAGCCGCGCGccgaagaaaaatatgactaaaTCCACGGCGGCTCAGAGCATAGACAGTGGCGAATGCAAGGGTGCGACGCCGGACGGGCCAGGGGGCAGGTAG